ACACTCGAAAATAACCGCAGCATGCGCCGCAGCTGACACAGGGATTAAGGATTTCGCTCATCTTGATTGCCCACCGACTCCTCACGGCACCAACCAAAACCAACACGGAAAATGAAATTACCTCAGCCGCATTTTTCTCCGCAACAGAAATTTGAACATGTAGATAATTTGCAACAAAATCGATTTTTTGATGCAGATCAATCCTTGATTTATTAGACGGTTAGGTAACCTTGTTTTTAGTAGGATTTTAAATTTTTACACATAAGATGTGATCTCGATGGGATCACAAATACCCGAAAGTAGGTATATTCCCCCTCGAGCGATTAACCACACAAATGGAATGGATAATGAAAAAGACAACTCTGATGGTATTGGCGACGATGATGGCGCCTATGTTGGCAAGTGCGCATCAGGCCGGTGATTTCCTGTTCCGCGCGGGCACCGCGACGGTGCGTCCAAATGCAGGTTCGGACAACGTGCTGGGGTTGGGTTCGCTGGATGCGAAAAACAACACCCAGCTCGGTCTGACCTTCGGTTACATGGTGACGGACAACATCGGCGTTGAGTTGTTGGCCGCAACGCCATTCCGCCACAAGGTTACGCTGGGCGGCACTGATTTGGCGACCGTTCATCAACTGCCGCCTACGCTGATGGCGCAATACTATTTCGGCGACAAGCAGGATAAGCTGCGTCCTTACCTGGGCGTCGGCGTTAACTACACCACTTTCTTTGACGAGAAGTTCAACGACTACGGCAAAAGCGCCGGGTTGAGCGACCTCGATCTGAAAGATTCCTGGGGCGTGGCGGCGCAGGCCGGCCTGGATTACAACCTGGATGAGCACTGGATGCTGAACATGTCGGTGTGGTGGATGAACATCGAAACCAAAACTCGCTTCAACGATGCGAACGGTGGGCACCACAGCTTCGATACGCGTCTGGATCCGTGGGTGTTCATGTTCGGGGCGGGTTACCGCTTCTGATGAAGGCCACAAACAGGGAGGCGTTGCGCCTCCCTGTGTCGGTATTATTTAAGTTGCATCACGTTTTCAACGGATTTCACGCCGGCAACGCCGCGAGTGACCTGCACCGCACGATTGGCGTCATCGCTGGACGTCACGAAACCGCTCAGCTGAACGCGCCCTTTAAAGGTTTCCACGCTGATCTCACGTGACTTGATGTTTTTATCCGCCAGCAGTGCCGATTTCACTTTGGTGGTGATCACCGTGTCATCGATATAACCGCCCGTTCCCTCAGATTTCGCCGTCGGCGCGCAAGCGCTCACCGCGACCGCCACAACGGCTGCCATGCACAAGGCCGAAAGGGTTTTAAAAAGCTTCATAAATTACTCTCCATGCAATGTTATGGTTGAAACTCGTACGGTTTTTCGCCGCAGCGAGCGCATTCCCCAAATCAAACGAAGAAATGCATAGCGAACAAAGTTCATTGTGAGACAAGACCTGCGTTTGTTCAAATTTTTGCTGTAAATAAATGGAACAAACTTTGAGGGGAAACAAGCTGTTAAAGCGAGCGCCGGCGGGGCGCTCGCTGGAGAGGATCACGCCCGGGTGGCGCGCTTCATATTGCTGACGAAGGCCGCCAGCTTGGTCAGCATCTCCGCCGGGTTGGCATGGTGCTGTTCGATGATTTTGACGATGGCCGAGCCGGAGATCGCGCCGGCGGCCCCGGCCTGCAGCGCGGCCTTCACCTGCTCGGGCTCGGAGATGCCGAAGCCCTGCAGCGGCGGCGCGGCGTGATACTCGCGCAGCTTGTTCACCAGGTGATGCAGCGGCAGCTGCGCCCGGCTTTCGGTGCCGGTGACGCCGGCGCGCGACAGCAGGTAGGTATAGCCGCGGCCGTGCGAAGCGATTTCGCGCAGCAGATCGTCATCGGCGTTCGGCGGGCAGATGAAGATTGGTGCGATACCGTGACGAGCGGCGGCGGCGCGGAACGGCGCAGACTCTTCAAACGGCACGTCGGCGACCAGCACCGAATCCACGCCCACTTCGGCGCAGCGTTGGTAAAACCCATCGATGCCTTTATGGAACACCAGATTAGCGTACATCAGCAGGCCGATGGGAATGGTCGGGTGCTTCTGGCGGATGACCGCCAGCATCTCGAAGCACTGGGTCGGCGTGACGCCGGCGGCGAAAGCGCGCAGCGTCGCGCTCTGGATGGTTGGGCCATCCGCCAGCGGATCGGAGAAGGGGATGCCCAGCTCCAGCGCGTCCGCGCCGGCTTCGATCAGGGTGTCGATAATCTGCAGCGACAGCGTCGGATTAGGATCGCCCAGCGTCACGAACGGGACGAAGGCGCCTTCCTTGTTGCTTTCCAGGCGTTTGAACAGTTGCTGATAACGTTCCATCAGATTTCTCCCCGTGCTTTCAAAATGTCGTGAACGGTAAATATGTCTTTGTCGCCGCGGCCGGACAGGTTGACCACCAGGATCTGTTCTTTCTGCGGCGTTTCACGGATCATTTTCAGCGCGTGCGCCAGGGCGTGCGAGGATTCCAGCGCCGGGATGATGCCTTCATGGCGCGACAGCGCCTTGAATGCTTCCAGCGCTTCGTCGTCGGTGATCGACACGTATTCGGCTCGGCCGATGCTGTTCAGGAAGGCGTGCTGCGGCCCGACGGACGGGAAGTCCAACCCGGCGGAGATTGAATAGGATTCTTCAATCTGGCCTTCGGCGGTCTGCATCATCGGCGCTTTCATACCGAAGTAGATGCCGACGTGGCCATGCTTGAGCGGCGCACCGTGCTGGCCGGTCTCGATGCCCAGGCCGGCAGGTTCCACGCCTATAAGCCCAACGTCGGCATCATCGATAAAGTCGGCGAACATGCCGATGGCGTTGGAGCCGCCGCCGACGCAGGCGATGACGGCATCCGGCAGGCGGCCTTCGCGCTCCAGCACCTGCGCTTTGGTTTCTTCGCCGATCATGCGCTGGAATTCACGCACGATGGTGGGGTACGGGTGCGGGCCGGCGGCGGTGCCGAGCATATAGTGGGCGGTTTCATAGCTGCCGGACCAGTCGCGCAGCGCTTCGTTGCAGGCGTCTTTCAGCGTAGCGGAGCCGCTGTGCACCGGGATCACTTCCGCGCCCATCAGCCGCA
Above is a window of Serratia nematodiphila DZ0503SBS1 DNA encoding:
- the ompW gene encoding outer membrane protein OmpW, with the translated sequence MKKTTLMVLATMMAPMLASAHQAGDFLFRAGTATVRPNAGSDNVLGLGSLDAKNNTQLGLTFGYMVTDNIGVELLAATPFRHKVTLGGTDLATVHQLPPTLMAQYYFGDKQDKLRPYLGVGVNYTTFFDEKFNDYGKSAGLSDLDLKDSWGVAAQAGLDYNLDEHWMLNMSVWWMNIETKTRFNDANGGHHSFDTRLDPWVFMFGAGYRF
- a CDS encoding BON domain-containing protein is translated as MKLFKTLSALCMAAVVAVAVSACAPTAKSEGTGGYIDDTVITTKVKSALLADKNIKSREISVETFKGRVQLSGFVTSSDDANRAVQVTRGVAGVKSVENVMQLK
- the trpA gene encoding tryptophan synthase subunit alpha; protein product: MERYQQLFKRLESNKEGAFVPFVTLGDPNPTLSLQIIDTLIEAGADALELGIPFSDPLADGPTIQSATLRAFAAGVTPTQCFEMLAVIRQKHPTIPIGLLMYANLVFHKGIDGFYQRCAEVGVDSVLVADVPFEESAPFRAAAARHGIAPIFICPPNADDDLLREIASHGRGYTYLLSRAGVTGTESRAQLPLHHLVNKLREYHAAPPLQGFGISEPEQVKAALQAGAAGAISGSAIVKIIEQHHANPAEMLTKLAAFVSNMKRATRA
- the trpB gene encoding tryptophan synthase subunit beta — translated: MTLLNPYFGEFGGQYVPQILMPALKQLEEAFVSAQRDPAFQAEFIDLLKNYAGRPTALTLCKNLTAGSNTKLYLKREDLLHGGAHKTNQVLGQALLAKRMGKTEIIAETGAGQHGVASALACALLGLKCRIYMGAKDVERQSPNVFRMRLMGAEVIPVHSGSATLKDACNEALRDWSGSYETAHYMLGTAAGPHPYPTIVREFQRMIGEETKAQVLEREGRLPDAVIACVGGGSNAIGMFADFIDDADVGLIGVEPAGLGIETGQHGAPLKHGHVGIYFGMKAPMMQTAEGQIEESYSISAGLDFPSVGPQHAFLNSIGRAEYVSITDDEALEAFKALSRHEGIIPALESSHALAHALKMIRETPQKEQILVVNLSGRGDKDIFTVHDILKARGEI